Proteins encoded within one genomic window of Vanrija pseudolonga chromosome 3, complete sequence:
- the SPBC713.05 gene encoding putative WD repeat-containing protein, with the protein MAMAPSRGNGDVPSRLVQTLEHQGAVNVVKYNNGAKYILSGSSDRTIKLWNPASGKGIKEYRGHAHEVLALDIAHDNAKFASCGGDKAVFVWDVASGAVLRRLQGHFGKLHAVAFSNDAGLLASAGFDAKIMLWDMRAAVRDPLQTLKGATSSITTLDIPPDSVEIIAGSADGHVRSYDVRMGKVTEDLVGAPVSGLTPSPSTPRETMLVASLDGKLRLFDRSNGSVLQTFSGHKATTQRSKPAFARGEGSVLAGDEDGRLWTWSVLDGTGQSRAAHSRAITGVLANSNGKEVITASLDGTIKVWGV; encoded by the exons ATGGCCATGGCACCGTCCCGGGGCAACGGCGACGTGccctcgcgcctcgtccaAAC GCTGGAGCACCAGGGCGCCGTCAACGTCGTCAAGTACAACAATGGCGCCAAGTACATCCTGAGCGGGTCGTCGGACCGCACGATCAAGCTGTGGAATCCGGCGTCGGGCAAGGGGATCAAGGAGTACAGAGGGCATGCGCACGAGGTGTTGGCGTTGGATAT tgCCCACGACAACGCCAAGTTcgcgagctgcggcggcgacaaggccgtcTTCGTATGGGAcgtggcgagcggcgccgtgctgcgTAGGCTACAGGGTCACTTTGGAAAACTGCACGCCGTGGCCTTCTCCAACGACGCGGGGTTGCTAGCGAGTG CCGGCTTCGATGCCAAGATCATGCTGTGGGACATGCgggccgccgtgcgcgaccCCCTGCAGACACTCAAGggcgccacctcgtccaTCACCACGCTCGACATCCCGCCCGACTCGGTCGAGATTATTGCTGGCAGCGCCGACGGACATGTTCGGAGTTACGACGTGCGGATGGGCAAGGTGACGGAGGATTTGGTGGGAG cccCAGTGTCCGGtctcacgccgtcgccgtcgacgccgcgcgaaACGATGCTCGTCGCGTCACTAGACGGCAAGCTGCGCCTCTTTGACCGCTCGAACGGATCG GTCTTACAAACATTCTCGGGCCACAAAGCCACGACGCAGCGCTCCAAGCCCGCCtttgcgcgcggcgagggctccgtgctcgccggcgacgaggacgggcgGCTGTGGACGTGgagcgtgctcgacggcACTGGgcagtcgcgcgccgcgcactcGCGCGCCATCACCGGCGTGCTGGCCAACAGCAATGGCAAGGAGGTCATCACGGCGTCGTTGG ATGGAACGATCAAGGTGTGGGGGGTGTAG
- the sft2 gene encoding Protein transport protein sft2, whose amino-acid sequence MSSGAASAFHGQLAGFRWANSVQDDSAATAGASSSQPAGGVFGRTWNSLSGYIPLRNEGNSAEEEAYFALSRWERFLGFIACCLGGMACFGIAFLFLPMLALKPRKFALAFTLGSCLFMLGFAILHGPWNHVKHIVSPERLPFSVAYFGSLALTLFFAIGIRSTIGTLIAAIVQVGALLTYLAAYFPGGVTTLRFGGQMALRGAGNVLPF is encoded by the exons atgtccagcggcgccgcctctgccttccacggccagctcgccggctTCCGGTGGGCAAACTCGGTCCaggacgactcggcggccACAGCAGGAGCTTCCTCATCACaacccgccggcggcgtgttcGGCCGCACATGGAACAGCTTGAGCGGGTACATTCCCCTCCGGAACGAGGGTAACAGtgcagaggaggaggcgtACTTTGCGCTTTCG CGATGGGAACG ATTCCTCGGCTTCATCGCGTgctgcctcggcggcatggccTGCTTCGGCATCgccttcctcttcctccccatGT TGGCACTCAAGCCCCGCAAgttcgcgctcgcgttcACCCTCGGCTCGTGTCTCTTCATGCTGGGCTTTGCCATCCTCCACGGACCGTGGAACC ACGTCAAGCACATCGTCTCGCCCGAGCGCCTCCCTTTCTCCGTGGCTTACTTTGGCTCGCTGGCACTCACGCTCTTCTTCGCGATCGGTATCCGCTCGACCATTGGCACGCTCATTGCGGCCATCGTGCAG GTCGGAGCCCTCCTCACCTACCTCGCCGCCTACTTCCCTGGCGGCGTCACGACACTGCGCTTTGGCGGCCAGATGgccctgcgcggcgcgggcaacgTTCTGCCTTTCTAA
- the cut6 gene encoding Acetyl-CoA carboxylase gives MTSAAPQSAPVNGDQYDHARVAQFIGANAIDTAPSGLVTDFVKGHGGHTVITKVLIANNGIAAVKEIRSIRKWSYETFGSDRQIEFTVMATPEDLRINAEYIRMADRYVEVPGGSNNNNYANVDFIVDVAQRAGVHAVWAGWGHASENPRLPETLAKSKIIFIGPPGSAMRSLGDKISSTIVAQSAEVPCMPWSGTGITDTILSDQGFMTVPDKAYDDACVHDWEEGLDRAKRITFPVMIKASEGGGGKGIRMVDDEEKFKGAFQAVASEVPGSPIFIMKLASAARHLEVQLIADQYGNAISLFGRDCSVQRRHQKIIEEAPVTIARPEKFEEMEKAAVRLAKLVGYVSAGTVEYLYSHVDDKFYFLELNPRLQVEHPTTEMVSGCNIPAIQLQIAMGIPLHQIRDIRTLYGLDPHGVTEIDFEGDKPESAHTQRKPRPKGHVIACRITGENPDAGFKPSSGALTELNFRSNSNVWGYFSVNAAGGLHEYADSQFGHIFAYGMERSEARKSMVVALKELSIRGEFRTTVEYLIKLLEKPEFENNTLTTQWLDGLIAEGMTSERPDTTLSVICGAVVKAHVAYEASVAKFKSVLDRGQVPTKDTLQTFFKTEFIYDDVRYSFAMAKSAPLQFTLYLNGGRIFVGCRPLSDGGLLISLEGASHTVYFREEVGAMVISIDSKTTMIEDERDPTQLRSPSPGKLVRFLVESGDHVDAGDAYAEIEVMKMIMPVTAGESGIVQFMKQPGQQLAQGELLGILTLDDPSKVKFARPFDGILPTFELKNGRYGTKPHQRLREHLEVVYDNLAGFDNSAAVLPSLRTVESSLQDPELPYSNAHDVLSTLSGRIPQKLEDEIRAQIETCHNSKLEFPSNKLKRIIQIYVDENVPFKERQAVINAIAPLQTLIDAFANGLKVHEWQIYADLLNYFTEVEEPFADQSRTQEEIILKLREDNKDLDNVVKLVLSHSKVASKTKLVLALLDLIKAEPKASTTPESGVSKALNRMAELDSRPTSKAALKAKEVLIVGSLPSYEERLIQLEQILKSSVTTSYYGESGSGHRLPSSDLLKEVTDSKHTVFDVLSNFFDYKDPWVVLAALEVYVRRAYRVYNVMHLDYEPAAQAGDSNIVTWRFKMGGPGLESATPRVDSSRDITRIASMSDLNFLVHSKQEPVRFGLISSFNTIPDLNKGFAGLLARYPAFNIQEFSEKYGKDARKPHVLNVALRLFNGNSGATDAELREQVTTLVNEHKDAVNGIGVRRISFVFCRKDQYPSYVTLRELTDGSGGWKEEESIRNIEPALAYQLELGRLSNFKITPQPSGNRQIHVYRAVGRENTSDVRFFVRALLRPGRFVGTMKQTEYLISETDRLVGDILDTLEVAAAEYRQADCNHISVNCVYALNVTFDDVQEALAGFIERHGKRLWRLRVTQAEIRVVIEDDEGNVLPVRAFIENVSGFVVKYEAYQEVTNEKGKTILKSIGEQGQFHLQPVNFPYSTKESLQPRRYQAHIIGTTYVYDFPDLFRQAVDKAWHQVQQQLPNVKIPSDLLTASELVLDEHGELVEVNRPPGLNSAGMVAWVYTIKTPEYPKGRRIVVISNDITFQIGSFGPLEDEYFYKATQYARKHGLPRVYLSANSGARIGLADEVMALFEVAWKDASKPEKGFDYLYLTPAGLDKLNAMGEGSVITDEIEVNGERRHKITAIIGLKDGLGVECLRGSGLIAGETSRAYDDIFTISMVTARSVGIGAYLVRLGQRVVQVEGQPIILTGAQAINKVLGKEVYTSNIQLGGPQIMYRNGISHLTAGSDLDGALQIINYLTFIPAKRGSAIPILPTGDTWDRDVDWTPTKAPYDPRNFLAGVVDDNNTFQTGILDEGSFFETMGGWAQTIVTGRGRINGIPVAVIAAETRTIERVDPADPANENSTESRVALAGTVWFPDSSRKTATAIEDANREGLPLIIFANFRGFSGGMSDMAQAILKEGAKIVDGLSSYKHPVIVYLVPNGELRGGAWVVLDPSINPEYMTMFVDNESRGGVLEPEGIVEVKYRKPRIQATMARLDPEYASLKAEVEAAANPEAKALAQAKLEAREKHLGPSYHSIATEFADLHDRSGRMKAKADCVPCDWQNARRALYWSLRRKLSEVRVLKKLSTANPNLEYAERKALYQQLVPPELSSDSEIAGFLEKSGDSIDDFVQSVRDEYCADNVVSWASTNQRGVLEGFQRILDSLAPADRAAFLAQISQQ, from the exons ATGACCTCTGCCGCTCCTCAAAGCGCCCCGGTCAACGGTGACCAGTACGACCATGCTCGCGTCGCCCAATTTATTG GCGCCAACGCGATCGACACGGCTCCCTCTGGCCTCGTGACCGACTTCGTCAAGGGCCACGGAGGCCACACTGTTATTACAAAG GTGCTCATTGCCAACAATGGTATTGCCGCCGTTAAGGAAATCCGTTCCATCCGCAAGTGGTCTTACGAGACCTTTGGCTCCGACCGCCAGATCGAGTTCACGGTCATGGCTACCCCCGAAGACTTGCGCATCAACGCCGAGTACATTCGCATGGCCGACCGCTATGTCGAGGTCCCTGGTGGtagcaacaacaacaactaCGCCAACGTTGACTTTATCGTCGATGTTGCCCAGCGTGCTGGTGTGCACGCTGTTTGGGCTGGCTG GGGACACGCCTCGGAGAACCCCCGTCTTCCCGAGACTCTGGCCAAGTCCAAGATCATCTTCATCGGCCCTCCCGGTTCGGCCATGCGCTCGCTTGGTGACAAGATTTCGTCCACCATCGTCGCCCAGTCCGCCGAGGTTCCTTGCATGCCCTGGTCCGGTACCGGCATCACGGACACTATCCTGTCCGACCAAGGCTTCATGACCGTTCCTGACAAGGCGTACGACGATGCCTGTGTCCACGACTGGGAGGAGGGTCTTGACCGCGCCAAGCGCATCACCTTCCCCGTCATGATCAAGGCCTCtgagggtggtggcggaAAGGGTATCCGTAtggttgacgacgaggagaagtTCAAGGGCGCCTTCCAGGCCGTCGCTTCCGAGGTTCCTGGATCGCCCATCTTTATCATGAAGCTTGCTTCTGCCGCCCGCCATCTCGAGGTCCAGCTTATTGCCGACCAGTATGGCAACGCCATCTCGCTTTTCGGCCGTGACTGCTCGGTCCAGCGTCGTCACCAGAAGATCATCGAGGAGGCTCCTGTCACCATTGCCCGTCCCGAGAAGTTCGAGGAGATGGAGAAGGCCGCCGTCCGTCTCGCCAAGCTTGTTGGCTACGTCTCTGCCGGTACCGTGGAGTACCTCTACTCGCACGTCGATGACAAGTTCTActtcctcgagctcaacCCCCGTCTCCAGGTCGAGCACCCCACTACCGAGATGGTCTCGGGATGCAACATCCCCGCCATTCAGCTCCAGATCGCCATGGGTATCCCCCTCCACCAGATCCGCGACATCCGTACTCTCTACGGCCTCGACCCCCACGGCGTCACCGAGATCGACTTCGAGGGCGACAAGCCCGAGTCTGCGCACACCCAGCGCAAGCCTCGCCCCAAGGGCCACGTTATCGCCTGTCGTATCACTGGCGAGAACCCCGACGCCGGCTTCAAGCCCTCCTCGGGTGCTCTTACCGAGCTCAACTTCCGCTCCAACTCGAACGTCTGGGGTTACTTCTCGGTCAACGCTGCCGGTGGTCTCCACGAGTACGCCGACTCGCAGTTCGGCCACATTTTCGCCTACGGCATGGAGCGTAGCGAGGCCCGCAAGTCGATGGTCGTCGCTCTCAAGGAGCTTAGCATTCGTGGTGAATTCCGCACCACTGTCGAGTACCTTATCAAGCTGCTCGAGAAGCCCGAGTTTGAGAACAACACTCTCACCACTCAGTGGCTCGACGGCCTTATCGCTGAGGGCATGACCTCGGAGCGTCCCGACACGACCCTCTCCGTCATCTGcggtgccgtcgtcaaggCTCACGTCGCCTACGAGGCGTCGGTTGCCAAGTTCAAGTCGGTCCTCGACCGCGGTCAGGTTCCCACCAAGGACACTCTCCAGACCTTCTTCAAGACCGAGTTCATTTACGACGATGTTCGTTACTCGTTTGCCATGGCCAAGTCTGCTCCTCTGCAGTTCACCCTCTACCTCAACGGTGGCCGCATCTTTGTCGGATGCCGCCCGCTCAGCGACGGCGGTctcctcatctcgctcgaggGTGCTTCGCACACTGTCTACTTCCgtgaggaggtcggcgccaTGGTCATCTCGATCGACTCCAAGACCACCATGATTGAGGACGAGCGTGACCCCACGCAGCTCCGCTCCCCCTCGCCTGGTAAGCTCGTCCGCTTCCTCGTGGAGTCGGGCGACCACGTCGACGCTGGCGACGCCTACGCCGAGATCGAGGTCATGAAGATGATCATGCCCGTTACCGCCGGTGAGAGCGGTATTGTCCAGTTCATGAAGCAGCCTGGTCAGCAACTCGCCCAGGGTGAGCTCCTCGGTatcctcaccctcgacgacCCCTCCAAGGTCAAGTTTGCCCGTCCCTTCGACGGCATCCTCCCCACCTTCGAGCTCAAGAACGGCCGCTACGGAACCAAGCCCCACCAGCGCCTccgcgagcacctcgaggtTGTCTACGACAACCTTGCTGGCTTCGACAACAGCGCCGCTGTTCTCCCCTCGCTCCGCACCGTCGAGTCCTCGCTCCAGGACCCCGAGCTTCCCTATTCGAACGCTCACGACGTCCTCTCGACCCTCAGCGGCCGTATCCCCcagaagctcgaggacgagatccGCGCCCAGATCGAGACTTGCCACAACTCCAAGCTCGAGTTCCCCTCCAACAAGCTCAAGCGCATCATTCAGATCTACGTCGACGAGAACGTGCCCTTCAAGGAGCGCCAGGCTGTCATCAACGCCATCGCGCCTCTTCAGACTCTGATCGACGCGTTCGCCAACGGCCTCAAGGTCCACGAGTGGCAGATCTacgccgacctcctcaacTACTTCaccgaggttgaggagccGTTCGCCGACCAGAGCCGCACCCAGGAGGAGATTATTCTCAAGCTCCGCGAGGACAACAAGGACCTCGACAACGTTGTCAAGCTCGTCCTCTCGCACTCCAAGGTTGCCTCCAAGACCAAGCTTGTTCTTGCTCTCCTCGACCTTATCAAGGCCGAGCCTAAGGCGTCTACCACCCCCGAGAGCGGTGTCTCCAAGGCCCTCAACCGcatggccgagctcgacagccGCCCCACTTCCAAGGCTgccctcaaggccaaggaggtcCTCATCGTTGGCTCGCTCCCTAGCTACGAGGAGCGTCTCATCCAGCTCGAGCAGATCCTCAAGTCGTCGGTCACCACTAGCTACTACGGCGAGTCTGGCAGCGGCCACCGCCTGCCCTCGAGCGACCTCCTCAAGGAGGTCACCGACTCGAAGCACACCGTCTTCGATGTCCTGTCGAACTTCTTCGACTACAAGGACCCTTGGGTTGTCCTCGCTGCTCTCGAGGTCTACGTTCGCCGCGCTTACCGCGTCTACAACGTCATGCACCTCGACTACGAGCCCGCTGCCCAGGCTGGTGACTCGAACATTGTCACCTGGAGATTCAAGATGGGTGGCCCCGGCCTCGAGTCGGCCACCCCCCGCGTTGACTCTTCGCGCGACATCACCCGCATTGCCAGCATGAGCGACCTCAACTTCCTCGTTCACTCCAAGCAGGAGCCTGTGCGCTTCGGTCTTATCTCGTCGTTCAACACCATCCCGGACCTCAACAAGGGCttcgccggcctcctcgcccgctaCCCCGCGTTCAACATCCAGGAGTTCTCCGAGAAGTACGGCAAGGACGCCCGCAAGCCCCACGTCCTCAACGTTGCCCTCCGCCTCTTCAACGGCAACAGCGgtgccaccgacgccgagctccgcgagcAGGTCACGACTCTTGTCAACGAGCACAAGGACGCTGTCAACGGCATTGGAGTTCGTCGTATCTCGTTCGTCTTCTGCCGCAAGGACCAGTACCCTTCGTACGTCACCCTCCGTGAGCTCACGGACGGCTCTGGCGGctggaaggaggaggagtcTATCCGTAACATTGAGCCCGCTCTTGCCTACCAGCTCGAGCTTGGACGTCTCTCCAACTTCAAGATCACCCCCCAGCCCTCGGGCAACAGACAGATTCACGTCTACCGTGCCGTTGGCCGCGAGAACACTTCGGACGTGCGCTTCTTTGTCCGCGCTCTTCTCCGTCCCGGCCGCTTTGTCGGCACGATGAAGCAGACCGAGTACCTCATCTCGGAGACCGACCGTCTTGTCGGCGACATTCTCGACAccctcgaggtcgctgccgccgagtaCCGCCAGGCCGACTGCAACCACATCAGCGTCAACTGCGTCTACGCGCTCAACGTCACCTTTGACGACGTCCAGGAGGCCCTCGCGGGCTTCATTGAGCGCCACGGCAAGCGTCTCTGGCGTCTCCGCGTTACCCAGGCCGAGATCCGTGTCGtcatcgaggacgacgagggcaacgtTCTCCCCGTTCGTGCCTTCATTGAGAACGTCTCGGGCTTCGTCGTCAAGTACGAGGCCTACCAGGAGGTCACCAACGAGAAGGGCAAGACCATCCTCAAGTCGATTGGCGAACAGGGCCAGTTCCACCTCCAGCCCGTCAACTTCCCCTACTCGACCAAGGAGTCGCTCCAGCCCCGCCGTTACCAGGCTCACATCATCGGCACCACCTATGTCTACGACTTCCCCGACCTCTTCCGTCAGGCCGTCGACAAGGCCTGGCACCAGGTTCAGCAGCAGCTCCCCAACGTCAAGATCCCCTCGGACCTCCTCACCGCGTCCGAGCTTGTTCTTGACGAGCATGGAGAGCTTGTTGAGGTCAACCGCCCCCCTGGCCTCAACTCGGCTGGTATGGTCGCCTGGGTCTACACCATCAAGACTCCTGAGTACCCCAAGGGCCGtcgcatcgtcgtcatctcgAACGACATTACGTTCCAGATCGGTTCGTTCGGTCccctcgaggacgagtactTCTACAAGGCTACCCAGTACGCCCGCAAGCACGGTCTCCCCCGTGTCTACCTTTCGGCCAACTCGGGTGCCCGTATCggtctcgccgacgaggtcatgGCCCTCTTCGAGGTTGCCTGGAAGGACGCTAGCAAGCCCGAGAAGGGCTTCGACTACCTCTACCTCACTCCCGCTGGCCTTGACAAGCTCAACGCCATGGGTGAGGGCTCTGTGATCACCGACGAGATCGAGGTcaacggcgagcgccgccacaAGATCACTGCCATCATTGGTCTCAAGGACGGCCTTGGTGTCGAGTGTCTCCGTGGCTCGGGTCTCATTGCTGGTGAGACGTCGCGTGCCTACGACGACATCTTCACCATCTCCATGGTCACTGCTCGTTCCGTCGGTATCGGTGCCTACCTTGTTCGTCTCGGCCAGCGTGTCGTCCAGGTTGAGGGCCAGCCCATCATCCTCACTGGTGCCCAGGCCATCAACAAGGTTCTCGGCAAGGAGGTCTACACTTCCAACATCCAGCTTGGTGGTCCCCAGATCATGTACCGCAACGGTATCTCGCACTTGACTGCGGGCAGCGACCTTGACGGTGCTCTCCAGATCATCAACTACCTCACCTTTATCCCTGCCAAGCGTGGTTCGGCCATCCCCATCCTCCCCACTGGCGACACCTGGGACCGTGACGTCGACTGGACGCCTACCAAGGCTCCTTACGACCCCCGCAACTTCCTTGCCGGtgttgtcgacgacaacaacacctTCCAGACCGGTATCCTGGACGAGGGCTCGTTCTTCGAGACGATGGGTGGCTGGGCCCAGACCATTGTCACTGGCCGTGGTCGCATCAACGGTATCCCCGTTGCCGTCATTGCCGCCGAGACCCGCACCATTGAGCGTGTCGACCCTgccgaccccgccaacgAGAACTCGACCGAGAGCCGTGTCGCGCTTGCGGGTACCGTCTGGTTCCCCGACAGCTCGCGCAAGACTGCTACTGCTATCGAGGACGCCAACCGCGAGGGCCTGCCGCTCATCATCTTCGCCAACTTCCGTGGCTTCTCGGGTGGTATGTCGGACATGGCCCAGGCTATCCTCAAGGAGGGTgccaagattgtcgacgGCCTGAGCAGCTACAAGCACCCCGTGATCGTCTACCTTGTGCCCAACGGAGAGCTCCGTGGTGGTGCCTGGGTCGTGCTCGACCCCTCGATCAACCCCGAGTACATGACCATGTTTGTCGACAACGAGTCGCGTGGTGGTgtcctcgagcccgagggtATTGTCGAGGTCAAGTACCGCAAGCCCCGTATCCAGGCGACCATGGCTCGTCTCGACCCCGAGTACGCCTCGCTCAAGGCCGAAgtcgaggccgctgccaaccccgaggccaaggctcTTGcccaggccaagctcgaggctcGCGAGAAGCACCTCGGCCCCTCGTACCACTCGATTGCCACCGAGTTTGCCGACCTTCACGACCGCTCTGGCCGCAtgaaggccaaggccgactgTGTGCCCTGCGACTGGCAGAACGCTCGTCGTGCGCTCTACTGGTCGCTCAGACGCAAGCTCAGCGAGGTCCGCGTCCTCAAGAAGCTGTCGACTGCCAACCCCAACCTCGAGtacgccgagcgcaaggctCTGTACCAGCAGCTCGTTCCCCCCGAGCTCTCGTCCGACAGCGAGATTGCTGGCTTCCTCGAGAAGTCTGGCGACTCGATCGACGATTTTGTGCAGAGCGTTCGCGACGAGTACTGCGCCGACAATGTCGTGTCGTGGGCTTCGACCAACCAGCGCGGTGTTCTCGAGGGCTTCCAGCGTatcctcgactcgctcgcccctGCGGACCGCGCCGCGTTCCTCGCGCAGATCTCGCAGCAATAA